A genomic stretch from Bacterioplanes sanyensis includes:
- the betI gene encoding transcriptional regulator BetI, giving the protein MPKVGIEPIRRKQLIEATLKSIEDNGLQGTTIGTISRHAGMSSGIISHYFGGKQGVIEAAIRHMLEQLKQGLLAQLREAKRQCVEPRERLRMIVETNFTGFQRSSSTTVTWLSFWAKAVHDPQLARLQVVNARRLYSNLLYSLRQMIDDEQQARDAAATMAALIDGMWLRSVLSHDSEHAFAEAERLCKDYIDIIVCGVNHQCV; this is encoded by the coding sequence ATGCCTAAAGTCGGAATCGAACCCATACGCCGTAAACAGCTGATCGAAGCGACCCTGAAGTCGATTGAGGACAATGGACTTCAAGGCACGACCATCGGCACTATCAGTCGTCATGCGGGTATGTCGTCCGGCATCATCAGTCATTATTTCGGTGGTAAGCAGGGCGTGATCGAAGCCGCCATTCGCCACATGCTGGAGCAGTTGAAGCAAGGCTTATTGGCGCAACTGCGCGAGGCCAAGCGTCAGTGCGTTGAGCCGCGCGAGCGCTTGCGCATGATTGTTGAAACCAACTTTACCGGTTTTCAACGTTCTTCCTCGACCACCGTTACCTGGCTGTCGTTTTGGGCGAAGGCCGTACATGACCCGCAATTGGCTCGTTTGCAGGTAGTGAACGCCCGGCGCCTGTACAGTAATCTGCTGTACTCGCTGCGCCAGATGATTGACGACGAGCAACAAGCGCGGGATGCCGCAGCCACCATGGCTGCATTGATTGATGGCATGTGGCTGCGCAGTGTGCTGAGCCACGATTCCGAACATGCTTTCGCCGAAGCCGAACGGCTGTGCAAAGACTACATCGACATTATTGTGTGTGGAGTAAATCACCAATGCGTCTAA
- a CDS encoding choline ABC transporter substrate-binding protein, which translates to MPMAAQAEPEQCSTVRFSDVGWTDITATTALASVVLESIGYSTETQMLSVPVTYKSLENNDIDVFLGNWMPTMEGDIAKYREAGTVDTVVKNLEGAKYTLAVPKYVYDAGVKTFADIAKNADKFDNKIYGIEPGNDGNRLIQQMIDQNAFGLKDFEVKESSEAGMLSQVKRNTRRDKWIVFLGWEPHPMNSNFELAYLEGGDEFFGPNLGGASVYTNTRQNYVDACPNVGRLLTNMTFTLEMENEVMGAILDDDKKPHQAAREWLSNNTEVLNTWLEGVNTRDGQPALTAAVAALD; encoded by the coding sequence ATGCCGATGGCAGCCCAGGCTGAGCCAGAGCAATGCAGCACGGTCCGCTTTTCTGATGTCGGCTGGACCGACATCACCGCCACCACCGCACTGGCGTCGGTGGTATTGGAATCCATCGGCTACAGCACGGAAACGCAAATGTTGTCGGTGCCGGTGACGTATAAGTCGCTGGAAAACAACGACATCGATGTGTTCCTCGGCAACTGGATGCCGACCATGGAAGGCGATATCGCCAAGTATCGTGAAGCTGGCACGGTGGATACCGTGGTGAAAAACCTGGAAGGCGCAAAATACACTTTGGCGGTGCCGAAATACGTCTACGATGCTGGGGTTAAAACCTTTGCTGACATCGCAAAAAATGCCGACAAATTTGACAATAAGATTTACGGCATCGAGCCAGGCAATGATGGCAACCGTTTGATTCAGCAAATGATCGACCAAAATGCCTTTGGTTTGAAAGATTTTGAAGTCAAGGAATCGAGTGAGGCGGGCATGTTGTCGCAGGTGAAACGCAATACTCGCCGCGACAAATGGATCGTGTTCTTGGGCTGGGAACCACACCCAATGAACAGCAACTTTGAGTTGGCCTACCTGGAAGGTGGCGACGAGTTCTTTGGTCCTAACCTGGGCGGCGCCAGTGTGTACACCAATACACGTCAGAACTACGTCGATGCTTGCCCGAATGTCGGTCGCTTGTTGACCAATATGACCTTCACGCTGGAAATGGAAAATGAAGTCATGGGCGCGATCTTGGACGATGACAAAAAACCACATCAAGCGGCGCGTGAGTGGCTGTCCAACAACACTGAAGTCTTGAATACCTGGCTGGAAGGGGTCAACACCCGTGATGGTCAACCTGCTCTGACAGCAGCTGTCGCTGCTTTAGATTGA
- the betB gene encoding betaine-aldehyde dehydrogenase → MRLTNFIHGQAMNNASGETFEVVNPATAEVIYQVEVADEHIRQAAIESAHKGFAEWAAMPAMERSRILHKAVALLRERNDELARIEVLDTGKPWQEASVVDVVTGADSIEFFAGLAPAIEGNQQDLGGDFYYTRREPLGICAGIGAWNYPLQIACWKSAPALACGNVMIFKPSEETPHGAVKLAEIFIEVGMPAGVFNVVHGAAEVGQWLTHHPDIAKVSFTGEVGTGKKVMQAAASTLKEVTMELGGKSPLIVFDDADVDDAVSAAMLGNFYTQGEICTNGTRVFVHEQIKDEFLKRLKQRTEDNIIAGDPMDPEVNFGALISAKHHRLVLDYIAKGKEEGATVLTGGNALQPDSASQGYFVEPTVFVDCDDDMTIVREEIFGPVMSVLTFNDEDDVIRRANNTHLGLAAGVFTQNIRRAHRVIHQIEAGICWINSFGASPAEMPVGGYKQSGIGRENGMLTLQQYTQVKAVYVGMQPLESPF, encoded by the coding sequence ATGCGTCTAACGAACTTTATCCATGGCCAGGCCATGAACAATGCCTCCGGAGAGACTTTTGAGGTGGTGAACCCGGCCACGGCCGAAGTCATTTACCAAGTCGAAGTGGCCGACGAGCACATTCGCCAGGCGGCCATTGAAAGTGCACACAAAGGATTTGCCGAGTGGGCGGCGATGCCGGCCATGGAGCGCAGCCGCATCCTACACAAAGCGGTGGCGCTGCTGCGCGAACGCAATGATGAGTTAGCGCGCATCGAAGTGCTGGATACTGGTAAACCATGGCAAGAAGCCTCAGTGGTGGATGTGGTCACTGGGGCGGATTCGATCGAATTCTTCGCCGGCCTTGCACCTGCCATTGAAGGCAATCAGCAAGACTTGGGCGGCGATTTTTATTACACCCGGCGCGAGCCACTGGGCATTTGTGCGGGCATCGGCGCCTGGAATTACCCATTGCAGATCGCCTGTTGGAAGTCCGCACCGGCGCTGGCGTGTGGCAACGTGATGATTTTCAAACCATCGGAAGAAACTCCGCACGGTGCGGTGAAGTTGGCCGAGATCTTTATCGAAGTGGGCATGCCCGCCGGTGTCTTTAATGTTGTGCACGGCGCAGCAGAGGTCGGTCAGTGGCTGACGCATCACCCAGACATCGCCAAGGTGTCGTTCACTGGCGAAGTGGGCACGGGTAAAAAGGTGATGCAGGCGGCGGCCAGCACTTTAAAAGAAGTCACCATGGAGCTGGGCGGCAAATCGCCGTTGATCGTATTTGACGATGCCGATGTGGACGATGCCGTCTCCGCGGCCATGTTGGGCAACTTTTACACTCAGGGCGAGATCTGCACCAACGGCACACGGGTCTTTGTGCATGAGCAAATCAAAGATGAGTTCCTCAAGCGCCTGAAACAGCGCACGGAAGACAACATCATTGCCGGTGATCCAATGGATCCTGAGGTGAACTTTGGCGCGCTGATTTCCGCCAAGCATCACCGTTTGGTATTGGATTACATCGCTAAAGGCAAAGAGGAGGGCGCCACCGTCCTCACTGGCGGTAACGCACTGCAGCCTGACAGCGCGAGCCAAGGGTATTTCGTTGAGCCCACCGTCTTTGTCGATTGCGATGACGACATGACCATTGTGCGCGAAGAAATTTTTGGCCCGGTGATGTCGGTGCTGACGTTCAACGATGAAGACGACGTGATTCGCCGCGCCAATAACACCCACTTAGGGCTGGCAGCTGGGGTCTTTACCCAGAACATTCGCCGCGCCCACCGTGTGATTCATCAGATCGAAGCAGGCATTTGCTGGATCAACAGCTTCGGTGCATCACCTGCAGAAATGCCCGTGGGTGGCTACAAGCAGTCTGGCATCGGTCGCGAAAATGGCATGCTGACGTTGCAACAGTACACGCAGGTGAAAGCCGTGTACGTTGGCATGCAGCCACTAGAAAGTCCGTTCTGA
- the choV gene encoding choline ABC transporter ATP-binding protein produces the protein MIRIKSLDVVFGDKPQPALPLIDAGKDREQIRNETGLVVGVRQVNLEVEKGEICVLMGLSGSGKSSLLRCVNGLNPVTRGSVEIQVDGEWVDFVQASSQQQRDIRRQTISMVFQKFALMPWLTVAQNVAMPLELQGLEKEEIKRRVQQQLELVGLAEWADHKPASLSGGMQQRVGLARALATESEILLMDEPFSALDPLIRNQLQDELLQLQERLKKTIIFVSHDLDEALKLGTHIAIMKDAEIVQHGRPEDIVLNPANEYVQSFVAHTNPLNVLKAASIMQPLKEIVASETGYSLRNDQDYWLSADCRSIFHGDKSSQVQDFDPNMDIEKLEQQPFAVPGHLPVRQVMEICLKTGHAVMVKENGEITGVIGEQQLYHTMLGRLTSDAA, from the coding sequence ATGATCCGAATTAAATCTTTGGACGTTGTGTTTGGTGACAAACCACAGCCAGCATTACCACTGATCGACGCTGGCAAAGACCGCGAGCAAATCCGCAATGAAACCGGTTTGGTGGTGGGTGTGCGTCAGGTCAATCTGGAAGTGGAGAAGGGCGAGATCTGCGTGTTGATGGGGTTGTCTGGCTCAGGCAAGTCCAGTTTGCTGCGCTGCGTCAATGGCCTCAATCCGGTGACGCGTGGTAGCGTTGAGATTCAGGTCGATGGCGAGTGGGTCGACTTTGTGCAGGCATCATCGCAGCAGCAGCGCGATATTCGCCGCCAAACCATTTCCATGGTATTCCAGAAGTTTGCTTTGATGCCTTGGCTGACGGTGGCACAAAACGTCGCCATGCCATTAGAGCTGCAAGGGCTGGAAAAAGAGGAGATTAAGCGTCGCGTACAGCAGCAATTGGAGCTGGTCGGGCTGGCTGAATGGGCTGATCACAAACCCGCGAGCTTGTCAGGCGGCATGCAGCAGCGGGTGGGTTTGGCGCGCGCGTTGGCGACTGAGTCAGAAATCTTGCTGATGGACGAGCCTTTTTCTGCGCTGGATCCGCTGATTCGTAACCAACTTCAGGACGAATTATTGCAACTGCAAGAACGCCTTAAAAAAACTATCATCTTCGTCAGTCACGATCTGGATGAAGCATTAAAGTTGGGCACTCACATTGCGATCATGAAAGATGCAGAAATTGTACAGCACGGTCGACCGGAAGATATCGTATTGAATCCGGCCAATGAGTACGTTCAGAGCTTTGTGGCCCATACCAATCCACTAAATGTGCTTAAAGCTGCATCGATAATGCAACCTTTGAAAGAAATAGTTGCATCTGAAACTGGATATTCTTTGCGTAATGACCAAGACTACTGGTTGTCTGCGGATTGTAGGTCTATTTTTCATGGCGACAAGTCCAGCCAAGTGCAGGATTTTGACCCGAATATGGATATTGAAAAACTGGAACAACAGCCATTCGCAGTGCCAGGGCATCTTCCTGTACGGCAGGTAATGGAAATCTGCTTAAAGACAGGGCATGCTGTGATGGTTAAGGAAAACGGCGAAATAACCGGTGTGATTGGAGAACAACAACTGTATCACACCATGTTGGGTCGCCTGACGTCAGACGCGGCGTAA
- the choW gene encoding choline ABC transporter permease subunit — protein sequence MNDYKLPLGDYIELFFDWLIDNASGFFDIVAETLEWILVSSTDALAWIHPAVFIVLTTAFAFWRQRSVALSMFTAVSLLLIWNLGYWQDTMETLSLVIYATVLCVLIGVPLGIYAAHNPRFYNVLRPVLDLMQTVPPFVYLIPTLTLFGLGVVPGLISTIVFAIAAPVRLTYLGISEVPKEMLEAGESFGATRQQLLWRIELPAAAASIGAGITQCIMLSLSMVVIAALVGADGLGKPVVRALNTVDIASGFEAGLAIVLMAILLDRLCKPRPQEA from the coding sequence ATGAATGATTATAAACTGCCGCTCGGCGATTACATTGAGCTGTTCTTTGATTGGCTGATCGACAATGCCTCCGGGTTTTTTGACATCGTTGCCGAAACCTTAGAATGGATCTTGGTTAGCTCAACCGATGCCCTAGCTTGGATTCACCCCGCTGTTTTTATTGTCCTGACCACAGCCTTTGCGTTCTGGCGGCAGCGTTCCGTGGCGCTGAGTATGTTTACTGCCGTCTCGTTGCTGTTGATATGGAATCTTGGTTATTGGCAAGACACCATGGAAACCTTATCTCTGGTGATTTACGCCACGGTGCTGTGTGTGTTGATTGGTGTGCCGTTAGGTATTTACGCGGCTCATAATCCGCGTTTTTACAACGTTTTGCGTCCGGTGTTGGATTTGATGCAAACCGTGCCGCCATTTGTGTACTTGATTCCGACACTCACCTTGTTTGGCTTAGGTGTGGTGCCGGGATTAATCTCGACCATTGTTTTTGCTATTGCTGCCCCCGTGCGTCTGACTTACTTGGGTATTTCCGAAGTGCCAAAAGAAATGCTGGAAGCCGGTGAAAGCTTCGGTGCCACCCGCCAACAGCTGTTATGGCGCATCGAGCTGCCTGCCGCCGCCGCCAGCATTGGTGCGGGCATTACGCAGTGCATCATGCTGTCCCTCTCTATGGTAGTGATTGCTGCGTTGGTCGGCGCTGATGGCTTAGGTAAGCCGGTGGTGCGTGCTTTGAATACCGTGGATATTGCCAGCGGTTTTGAAGCCGGCCTGGCCATTGTATTGATGGCTATTTTATTGGATCGACTGTGTAAACCACGTCCTCAGGAGGCCTGA
- a CDS encoding amidase, translating into MSISESPTRTSLASEYQQQDALGLAELVRRGDVSANELLEHAIKLAERLNPAINAIITPLYDHARAQIAQGLPQGPFTGVPFLMKDLISELAGTPISSGSNALRQYTSSNDSELTRRYKNTGVVIFGKTNTPEFGLMGVTEPKAFGPARNPWNTEHTPGGSSGGSAAAIAAGIVPMASGGDGGGSIRIPAACCGLFGLKPSRGRTPTGPYYSELWDGAAVEHVLTRSVRDSAAMLDAIAGPDSASPYPLEVRNDFLATSQQTVRPLKIGVSTRSFVGRPVAAEAVKAVEHSVELLQQLGHQVDEVDLQLDGEALADAYLTMYFGHVAADLDYVAQLLSSRPSNLDVELTTRTIGMLGKRISAGEFVSAKRRWNQFAQSMALFHQRYDLLLTPTLGDEPVALGAFEPPLLERIGMHIINGLGLHTLLLKSGMVKAMAMDNLEKLPFTQLANLTGAPAMSVPLYWTANGLPLGVQFMAPMGDEGTLLQLATQLEQAQPWLQRRPQLQEHQHG; encoded by the coding sequence ATGTCGATCAGCGAATCCCCTACACGCACGTCACTGGCCAGCGAATATCAACAACAGGACGCTTTAGGCCTGGCGGAACTGGTACGCCGAGGCGACGTCAGCGCCAATGAACTGCTAGAGCACGCCATCAAGCTAGCAGAGCGACTCAATCCGGCCATCAATGCCATCATCACCCCGTTGTATGACCATGCGCGCGCGCAGATTGCACAAGGGCTGCCACAGGGTCCTTTTACTGGCGTACCATTCTTGATGAAAGACTTGATCAGCGAGCTGGCAGGCACACCAATAAGCAGCGGCAGCAATGCCCTGCGGCAATACACGTCCAGCAACGACAGCGAACTGACGCGACGCTACAAAAACACCGGCGTGGTCATCTTTGGCAAAACCAACACCCCAGAGTTTGGCTTAATGGGCGTTACCGAGCCGAAAGCCTTTGGCCCGGCTCGCAACCCCTGGAATACCGAACATACGCCCGGCGGCTCCAGCGGTGGCTCCGCCGCCGCCATTGCCGCTGGCATCGTTCCCATGGCCTCTGGTGGCGACGGTGGCGGCTCTATACGCATTCCAGCCGCCTGCTGTGGTTTATTTGGCCTAAAGCCCAGCCGTGGCCGTACACCGACCGGGCCGTATTACAGCGAGCTGTGGGACGGCGCTGCGGTTGAGCATGTGCTAACGCGCAGCGTCCGCGACAGCGCCGCCATGCTCGACGCCATCGCCGGGCCAGACAGCGCCAGCCCTTACCCGCTTGAGGTGCGTAATGATTTTCTTGCCACCAGCCAGCAAACCGTGCGACCGCTTAAAATAGGCGTCAGCACCCGCTCTTTTGTCGGCCGCCCAGTGGCTGCAGAAGCGGTCAAGGCGGTGGAGCACAGCGTCGAGCTGCTGCAACAGCTCGGGCATCAGGTGGACGAAGTGGATTTGCAACTCGACGGCGAAGCGCTGGCCGATGCGTATTTAACCATGTACTTTGGCCACGTCGCTGCGGATCTGGACTATGTGGCACAGCTGCTATCCAGTCGCCCCAGCAACCTGGATGTGGAGCTCACCACACGCACCATTGGCATGCTGGGCAAGCGCATCAGTGCCGGAGAGTTCGTCAGCGCCAAGCGACGCTGGAACCAGTTTGCACAAAGCATGGCGCTATTTCACCAACGCTACGATCTGCTGCTGACCCCCACTCTGGGCGATGAGCCAGTAGCGCTCGGAGCATTTGAACCGCCGCTGCTGGAGCGCATCGGTATGCATATCATTAACGGGCTGGGTCTGCACACGCTGCTGCTCAAGTCTGGCATGGTGAAAGCCATGGCCATGGATAACTTAGAAAAGCTACCCTTCACTCAGCTGGCCAACTTAACCGGCGCGCCGGCCATGTCGGTACCTTTGTACTGGACAGCCAATGGTTTGCCTCTTGGGGTGCAGTTTATGGCACCCATGGGTGATGAAGGCACGCTGTTGCAGCTGGCAACGCAGCTAGAACAAGCTCAGCCCTGGCTTCAACGTCGCCCCCAGTTACAGGAACATCAACATGGATGA
- a CDS encoding SDR family NAD(P)-dependent oxidoreductase: MDDTKIALITGCSSGIGKALMQEFLHNHIKVYAGVRNVHSLQDSEHQVLTPIALDVTKEDDIARCAEEISRRHGKLDYLINNAGFAAMGPLMELSTEQLERQFHTNVYAPVRLTQALLPSLKAANNAKVINIGSVSGILTTPFSGAYCASKAALHSVSDALRLELAPWNIRVITVQPGAIESSFGDNSLASLDGLIDDESEYAAFKPQIEARATASQQNPTSTTAFARQLTAQLLSQPSDVIRLGSGSWILPWMQRWLPTPIRDGILGKKFGLK, from the coding sequence ATGGATGACACCAAAATCGCACTGATCACCGGCTGCTCCAGCGGCATCGGCAAAGCGCTGATGCAGGAATTTTTGCACAACCACATCAAGGTCTACGCCGGTGTGCGTAATGTGCATTCACTGCAAGACAGCGAACACCAGGTGCTGACGCCCATCGCGTTGGATGTCACCAAAGAAGACGACATTGCACGCTGCGCCGAGGAAATTAGCCGCCGCCACGGCAAGCTCGACTATCTGATAAACAATGCCGGCTTTGCTGCCATGGGCCCGCTAATGGAGTTATCGACGGAGCAACTAGAGAGACAATTCCACACCAACGTCTATGCGCCCGTCCGACTAACACAAGCGCTGTTGCCGAGTTTAAAAGCCGCTAATAACGCCAAAGTCATTAACATCGGTTCGGTAAGCGGCATATTAACAACGCCGTTTTCCGGCGCTTATTGCGCGAGCAAAGCTGCTCTGCACTCAGTGAGCGATGCACTGCGACTGGAGCTTGCGCCGTGGAATATTCGCGTGATTACCGTGCAGCCCGGTGCAATAGAGTCCAGTTTTGGCGACAATTCGTTAGCCAGCCTGGACGGTCTCATTGACGACGAATCTGAATACGCTGCATTCAAGCCGCAGATAGAAGCCAGGGCCACGGCATCGCAGCAGAATCCGACCTCCACTACAGCATTCGCTCGCCAGCTTACGGCACAGTTGTTAAGTCAGCCCAGCGATGTGATTCGCTTAGGCAGTGGCAGCTGGATACTGCCTTGGATGCAGCGTTGGTTACCCACGCCAATCCGGGACGGCATTCTTGGGAAGAAATTTGGCTTAAAATAA
- the betA gene encoding choline dehydrogenase: MATYDYIIVGAGSAGCVLANRLTENPDNQVLLIETGGSDRSIFIQMPTALSIPMNTKKYAWQYHTDPEPYLDNRRMHCPRGKVLGGSSSINGMVYVRGHARDFDEWAEHGAHDWDYAHCLPYFRKAENWAFGADNYRGDSGPLGVNNGNNMQNPLYKAFIEAGKEAGYPFTQDYNGKQQEGFGAMHMTVHKGLRWSTANAYLRPAMKRSNLTVVTHAQVDKVLLDGKTAVGVRYRRRGSVVDVKARKEVVLSAGSVGSPHILQLSGIGNADVLSSAGIPVQHELPGVGENLQDHLEFYFQFRCKQPITLNGELSLWRKFLIGSRWIFTRQGLGATNHFESCGFIRSKAGVEWPDLQYHFLPAAMRYDGRAAFDGHGFQVHIGHNKPSSRGRIHALSADPNDHPSILFNYLQTEQDREGFRDCVRLTREIINQPAMDAYRDGEIQPGEQVRSNDEIDAFVRANVESAYHPSCSNKMGNDDMAVVDHETRVRGMNGLRVVDSSIFPTIPNGNLNAPTIMVAERAADLIQNRNPLAPSRAEVGMEADWKNKQRNQSPSRVFEH; the protein is encoded by the coding sequence ATGGCAACCTACGATTACATCATTGTCGGCGCTGGCTCAGCCGGGTGCGTGCTGGCCAATCGCTTGACTGAAAATCCGGACAATCAAGTACTGTTGATTGAGACCGGCGGCAGCGACCGCAGCATTTTTATTCAAATGCCAACGGCCCTGTCGATTCCAATGAACACTAAAAAGTACGCCTGGCAGTACCACACAGATCCAGAGCCGTACTTGGACAATCGCCGCATGCATTGCCCCCGCGGCAAGGTGCTGGGCGGCTCATCGTCGATCAATGGCATGGTGTATGTCCGGGGCCATGCACGCGATTTTGACGAATGGGCAGAGCATGGCGCCCACGATTGGGATTACGCGCACTGTTTGCCGTATTTTCGTAAGGCCGAAAACTGGGCCTTTGGCGCCGATAACTACCGCGGCGACAGCGGCCCGCTGGGTGTTAATAACGGCAACAATATGCAAAACCCTTTGTATAAAGCCTTTATCGAGGCGGGCAAAGAGGCCGGTTATCCTTTCACCCAAGACTACAACGGTAAGCAGCAAGAAGGCTTTGGCGCCATGCACATGACCGTGCACAAAGGCTTGCGCTGGTCGACAGCCAACGCCTATTTGCGCCCGGCGATGAAGCGCAGCAACCTGACTGTCGTCACGCATGCCCAAGTTGATAAGGTCTTGCTGGATGGCAAAACGGCGGTTGGCGTGCGCTATCGCCGTCGCGGCAGTGTGGTCGACGTGAAAGCCCGTAAAGAAGTGGTATTGTCGGCCGGCTCGGTCGGTTCACCGCATATTTTGCAATTGTCCGGCATCGGCAATGCCGATGTGCTCAGCAGCGCAGGCATTCCGGTGCAGCATGAGTTGCCGGGGGTGGGCGAAAACCTGCAGGATCATTTGGAGTTTTATTTCCAGTTCCGCTGCAAGCAGCCCATCACCTTAAATGGCGAGTTAAGCCTGTGGCGCAAATTCCTGATCGGCAGCCGCTGGATCTTTACCCGTCAGGGCTTGGGCGCGACCAATCACTTTGAATCTTGTGGTTTTATTCGCTCCAAAGCCGGTGTTGAATGGCCAGATTTGCAGTATCATTTTCTGCCTGCAGCGATGCGTTACGACGGCCGTGCGGCGTTTGATGGCCATGGTTTTCAGGTACACATTGGTCACAACAAGCCCAGCAGTCGTGGTCGTATCCACGCCTTGAGCGCTGACCCTAACGACCATCCATCGATTTTGTTTAATTATCTGCAAACCGAACAAGATCGTGAGGGGTTCCGCGATTGTGTGCGTTTAACGCGTGAAATCATCAATCAGCCGGCCATGGATGCATATCGTGATGGTGAGATTCAGCCCGGTGAGCAAGTGCGCAGCAATGATGAAATCGATGCGTTTGTGCGCGCCAATGTTGAAAGCGCGTATCACCCCTCGTGCAGCAACAAAATGGGGAACGATGACATGGCCGTGGTCGATCATGAGACACGCGTGCGCGGCATGAACGGCTTGCGTGTGGTCGACTCATCCATTTTCCCAACCATTCCCAACGGCAATTTAAACGCGCCCACCATCATGGTGGCGGAGCGCGCCGCCGATTTGATTCAAAACCGTAATCCTCTGGCCCCTAGCCGGGCGGAAGTTGGCATGGAAGCTGACTGGAAAAATAAGCAACGGAACCAATCCCCAAGCAGAGTTTTTGAACACTGA
- a CDS encoding porin, translating to MFKKSSLALAVAGFAFAGSAMAAPSVDLYGRIDLGVEYYSDEDGVGSDLFEGMQATVGNSDDRDFSMTNGNNSRLGVKGSEKLDSGLTLAYQYEMRIDSLTNGKAPGTRHAWLSIAKGPHMLKVGAQDNYLTQYGGFNAQISEVHGFGAYYYTTCAMPGSMSCTFRTNSTISYTFGGGAFSGDTFTATVAAHIAEDNRKFGPEGDEQTANVAGITGMTAGAEVNLGALAITGAYQTSMVSEAEDFEGDLTAPSVMSLGARYAVMDGFNLGFNYQLLDRDLDENSERNSWVVGGDYQLTENVHFHAGFGAGSDDDDNAQQLDSNLFAQIIYSTSDSSHVRLELEQVTYSSDTDALEGDAMIALVSFRQGF from the coding sequence ATGTTCAAGAAATCATCCCTCGCACTGGCAGTAGCAGGTTTTGCATTCGCAGGCAGTGCTATGGCCGCGCCAAGTGTCGACTTGTACGGTCGTATCGACTTGGGTGTTGAGTATTATTCAGACGAAGACGGTGTTGGTAGTGACCTGTTTGAAGGCATGCAAGCGACCGTTGGTAACTCTGATGATCGCGACTTCTCCATGACCAACGGTAATAACTCTCGCCTGGGTGTTAAAGGCAGTGAGAAACTGGACTCCGGCCTGACACTGGCTTACCAGTATGAAATGCGTATCGACTCGCTGACCAATGGCAAAGCACCTGGCACTCGCCACGCATGGTTGAGTATTGCCAAAGGCCCACACATGTTGAAAGTGGGTGCTCAGGACAACTATTTGACCCAGTACGGTGGCTTCAACGCTCAGATCAGTGAAGTACATGGCTTTGGTGCATACTACTACACTACCTGTGCAATGCCGGGTTCAATGTCTTGTACATTCCGCACCAACAGCACCATTTCATACACCTTCGGTGGCGGTGCGTTTAGCGGCGATACCTTCACTGCCACTGTTGCTGCGCACATCGCAGAAGACAACCGTAAGTTCGGTCCTGAGGGAGATGAGCAAACCGCTAACGTCGCCGGGATCACTGGTATGACAGCTGGTGCAGAGGTTAACCTGGGCGCGCTGGCAATCACTGGTGCATACCAGACTTCCATGGTGTCTGAAGCAGAAGACTTCGAAGGCGATTTGACTGCACCATCAGTTATGTCTCTGGGTGCGCGCTACGCTGTAATGGATGGCTTCAACCTGGGCTTCAACTACCAGTTGTTGGATCGTGACCTGGACGAGAACAGCGAGCGTAACTCTTGGGTGGTTGGTGGTGACTACCAGCTGACTGAGAACGTTCACTTCCACGCCGGTTTCGGTGCTGGTTCTGACGACGATGATAACGCTCAGCAGCTGGACAGCAACCTGTTCGCTCAAATCATCTACAGCACGTCTGATAGCAGCCACGTCCGTCTGGAATTGGAGCAAGTAACTTACAGCTCTGATACCGATGCACTGGAAGGCGACGCCATGATCGCTCTGGTATCTTTCCGTCAGGGCTTCTAA